The DNA window CCGATATCTCAGGAGTTGCTACAATTATCGAATCATCTGCCCCTGCAACAGAATTTTGAAATCCTTGCTCTATGCCAGCAGGTGAATCAATTAAAATATAGTCAAATTCTTTTTTTAACTCATTAGTTAATTCAATCATTTGGTCTGGACTAATAGCAGTTTTATCCTTCGTTTGAGCCGCTGGCAAAAGATATAAGCCATCAAATTTTTTATGTCTTATTAAACCCTGTTTTAGTCTACAAACTTTTTCCACTACATCTACTATGTCATAAACTATTCTATTTTCTAATCCCATAACCACATCTAGATTTCTTAGTCCAATGTCAGCATCCACTACAGCAACTTTATACCCTAACATAGCTAAGCCTGTACCTATATTAGCCGTAGCAGTAGTTTTACCTACTCCACCTTTGCCAGATGTTATTACAACAACTCTTCCCATAAAAGATTCCTCCTTTTATACCTTATTTTTAACTAAATATGATTCTATTAAAACTTCCCCTTTATATATCCTAGCTACTTCGGGTTTCTTGGAAGTTTTAAAGAAGTTGTCAGGACGCCTTGCAATAATGTTCGTAATTCTTAATTGTGTCGGCTGAAGGTTATATGCTGCAACTACAGCATTTTTATTCCCATTACATCCCGCATGAGCTATACCTCTTAGTGTACCTAAAACTATAATGTTACCCATAGCAACCACATATGCACCTGGATTTACATCTCCGATTATAACTATATTTCCATCGTAATTAAGGGTTTGTCCAGATCTTAAAGTAGTGTTTACAAATTTAGTCATACCTTCCTTTATCTCTGTAAAAAAATCGGCCTTGCCTTTTCCTTCCTCAACCTTTTCTTCCTTTGTATTATTTTTTTCTATAATTTCTAAATTATATTTATCTTCTATAATATGCCTAAGTTCATTTTTTTCCATATTAGATAATCTATTTCCCTTAATATCAATAATTTCTCCACTTTCAAAAAAAGATAATGATTCTTTTAACTTCCTCTCCAATTCTTTTTTTACATTAACAAAACTTCCATCTTTAACATATACATATACGCCTTCTTTTGTACCTTTAAAAAAAACTAATTCTTCTTTCATATAGGACAACCTCCAAAGCATCCTTATTAATAGTAATTCTTCAAAAATACTAAAAATCCTTCTTATTTGAAAAATGAATTGGAAGGA is part of the Tissierellales bacterium genome and encodes:
- the minD gene encoding septum site-determining protein MinD: MGRVVVITSGKGGVGKTTATANIGTGLAMLGYKVAVVDADIGLRNLDVVMGLENRIVYDIVDVVEKVCRLKQGLIRHKKFDGLYLLPAAQTKDKTAISPDQMIELTNELKKEFDYILIDSPAGIEQGFQNSVAGADDSIIVATPEISAVRDADRVIGLLEAKGLNNPKLLINRIRPDMVKKGDMMNIEDMIDILSIDLIGVVPDDEEIVISTNKGEPVVASEQALAGKAFRNISRRMTGEEIELLNLDNGEGTFTKIIKMLFG
- the minC gene encoding septum site-determining protein MinC, producing MKEELVFFKGTKEGVYVYVKDGSFVNVKKELERKLKESLSFFESGEIIDIKGNRLSNMEKNELRHIIEDKYNLEIIEKNNTKEEKVEEGKGKADFFTEIKEGMTKFVNTTLRSGQTLNYDGNIVIIGDVNPGAYVVAMGNIIVLGTLRGIAHAGCNGNKNAVVAAYNLQPTQLRITNIIARRPDNFFKTSKKPEVARIYKGEVLIESYLVKNKV